A window of Aeromicrobium duanguangcaii genomic DNA:
GATCACCGCCGAGCTCTCCGGGACCTGCAGTGTCAGCCCGGTCGTCGGGGCCTCGCCGCACCCGTCCTCGACCGCGACGACCAGGACGACGGTCCCGTCCCCCTGGGGCACGACGGCGTCGACCGTCGCGTCGGCCGTCGCGGGAGACGCGCCCGCGAACAGCACGAGCGGCAGGGCGACGAGCACGCTCGCGAGCCGGCGCACCGTGCGAGAGCTCATGGGATCTCCACCTCTCCCGAGACGACGGGCTCCGTGTATCGATCGATCCGCACCGCGACCGACACCCGCCACGCCCCGGCGAGCGGGAGGTCGGCGGTGGTCTGCCAGTGCCCGGCCCGGGTCTTCGTCAGCGTCCGGTTGAGGGGGCCCACCTCGGCCTCCGCCAGGGCCAGTTGAAGACGGGGCGCATCCGCGACGTCCACCACGGCGCCGTCCGAGTCCGTCAGCGAGACCTGGATCGCGTTGGTCCCGCGCCGGGCCGGGGTGACCACGACGGTCACCCGGTGGGAGTCGTCGAGGTCGAGCTCGAGGCGCTGCACCGTCGACACGTCCGTGACGATCGTGTCGGCACGCGCGGGCGGCGTCTGGCCCACGAGCACGCCCGTGGCCATCAGCACGCCGGCGACGACCAGCACCTCGAAGGTCACGGTGCGGCGCAGGACGGTGGTCGCGTCCCCGGCCTCGCGGCCGGCCAGGCGACGGACCAGGACGAAGCGGTTCCACGCGGCCACCGCGACGACCGGCAGCAGCAAGAGCGCCTTCACCAGCACGGCTCGGCCGTAGCCGGTCTGCCACAGCGCGGGCAACGAGTCGGCCACCCGCCAGTAGAGGACGATCCCGGCTGCGACGAGCGCCACCAGCACGAGGCCGGCGACGGCCGAGAACCGCGCGATCGTCGTGACGCGGTCGCCGACCCGCAGAGCGGAGCCCGCGGCCAGGACGACGGCCAGGCCCACGAGCCCGCCCCACCACACGGCTGCGGCGCTCACATGGACCAGATCGGCAGCCAGCACGAGCCAGGACGGCCCGTAGCTGCGGGTGTGGCCCACCGGCAGCAGCGAGGCGACGGCCAGCGCCACGCCCGCTGCCGCGATGACCGGCCGACGCCGCCGGCCCACGAGCGCGAGGGCGACACCGAGAGCCACCATCAGCACGGCCAGGCCCGCCGAGGACGTGAGCCCGTCACGCCACGCCTCGGGACCCCACGCCGAGGCGAGGGTCCGGCCGGACTCCCAGGAGGAGGTCAGGGGCGCGAGCAGGAGCGTCGAGACCGCGGCGAGCCCGGCGAACACCTGGGGTCGCCGCACGGGTGCGGCGCTCGACCAGCGGCTGCCGGCGCACCGGCGTGGGGGCGATGAACAGGAAGAACACCACGATCCCGGCCAGGCCGAGGACGCCCGCGTACCGCAGCGCCTCGACCGTCGTGCGCACCACGGAGAGCTCGCGCTCGGCCTGCGAGTCCGGGACCCCGATCGCTCCGGGGGTGGCCTGCCCCACCGCGAACGTGAAGCCACCCGTCACGGGGTGGGAGTCCGCCGACACGACGCGCCACGTCACGACGTGGGTACCCCGCGGCAGGGGCTGCGCGGGCCGGATCGTCAGGACTCGGTCACTGACGGAGAACTCCGCCTCGGTCGGCTTCCCCGTCGCGTCCAGGACCGCGTTGCCCGTGCCGCCCAGCGTGACCGGCTCGGTGAACGTCACCGTCAGCTGACTCGGCGGCGTGGTCAGGACCTGACCGTCGGCGGGGGTGCTCCCGATCGGCGAGGCGTGGCCGAACGCCGCAGCGGGCCACATCACGACGAGCAGGAGGAGCCCGGAGAGCACGGCGGTGAGCCGTGCCCTCCGGGCCGGAGCGGGGTGGTTCACCCGCGGTTCCGCGTCCGTCCGAGTGCGACACCGCCGGCGACCAGTCCGAGGGCGCCGAGCGCGACGCCGGTCCAGCCCAGGGCGTCGGAGCCGGTGCCCGCCTCAGCGGGCTCGTCCTGCGCCTTCGCGTCGCCGTGACCGTGGCCGTCGCCCTCGGCCGCGGTCGTCACGACGAAGGGAGCCGGCGACTCGGGCTCGTCCTGACCCTCCTCGTAGGTCTGGGTCCACGCGGTCTCACCCTCCTCGCAGGTCTGGATGACCGGGAAGACGAGCTTCTCGCCCTCCTTCTCGGGCAGCGGCAGCTGCAGCGCGATGGTGTCGCGCAGGCCGTCGGCCAGCGGCGTCCGCGCCGTGTAGACGACCTCGGCGACCCGCTCGGTCTGCTCGCTGCCGTGGCCGTCGGAGGCGGGCGACTCGAGCTTCTCCATCGTCTTCTCGACGGTCCAGTTCGGGTTCACCGTGGGGGTGACGGACAGCACCTGCTCGGGCAGCTGGACGGCGAGTCGGGTCGTCGGCGAGGTGCCGCACCCGTGGCCGACCGAGAAGGTCAGGACCGCGTACGACCCGGCGGCCGTCGACGACGGGGTGACCGAGACGTGGGCCGAGGCGGCACCCGCCGCGGCGACGACGAGGGCCGAGGAGCCGAGGGTGAGCGCCGCCGTGCGGGCAGCGTGATGAGCGAAGGACATGTTCTTCTCCTGGTTCGGGACCGCCCGGACGGGCGGGACTGGATCACCGGCAGGCGCCGGCGACCGGGGCGAGGTCGACCCGGGAGAAGGGAGGGCCGCGCCGCACCAGGGCGTGGTCGAGAAGATCGGTCCGCAGCACCGGCTCGGCGCCACGGCGAGGGACGGGAGCCGACACCGGCCGGCGGGACAGCCGCACGGGACGCAGGACGAACGAGACCCGCGCCCACCACGACCACCAGAGCCGCTCGGCGGCATCGATGCCGACGGCCACCACCACGAGGCCCGCGAGGTGCGCGGCGAGCATCGCCGGCGTCGCCGGCACGACCTGGTGACCGTGCACGTAACCGGACACCAGGTGGACCCCGAGCTGTGGAAGGGCGAGCAGGACGAGTGCCCACCCGAAGCCGATCCGGCGGGCGGCAGCCCACCAGGCCAGCGCCGAACCGGCCGCGACGACCGGGACGAGCGCGACGACGGACGGGGCCTCACCGCTGCCCATCACGTGGGCGGCGACGGCCATGAGAGTCGCCCACAGGCTCACCGCTGCGGCGCGCACGAGGCGCGCGAACGGAGCTCCGGGGGCTGACACGGACGTCAGCGTACGACCTGCGCACCCCGACTCCGGCAGCGGTGACCAGATGTTTACACGGTCGTCACCGGCCCCCGGTGGCCCGGCGGCCGACCCGCTGCGAGCGACGTGCGTCGTCCGTCGCGGCGCCGTGACTGCAATCACAGCAGATTCTCATTCGGTGTCTCATTCACCGTCGCGACACCTTCACACCCGAGCCGTTCTCGTAACCATCCGGTTCCCGCGGAGAACACCACCCGAAACGCGCCGCGTCCAGATTGAGCCGCGAATCGACTCCCCCGCCAAAGGAACTTCCCCGATGACTGTCACCCGAGTCCTGTCCCACCTCACGGCCGCAGCAGTGGCCGCGACCACGCTGGCCCTGCCCGCCGCGGCCGCGCACGCGGAGGCCACCGGCGTGATCAAGGGCACCGTCCTCGAGACCGGCCATGTGATCGCCCCCAGCCTCGACGTCTCGCTCTACAAGACGAGCGGCGAGTTCGTGAAGGCCACCGTGACCGACTCCTCCGCCGGAGCGTACGAGTTCCGTGGCATCGAGCCCGGCTCGTACGTCATCTGGTTCGAGAACCAGAACGAGGCGGTCCAGGAGTGGTACGACAACCAGCCCGACCAGGACCACGCCACCCCCATCTCGCTCGCGGCCGGTCAGACCTACGTCGCCGACGCCTACCTGACCCAGATCAGCGAGAACCTCGTCCGGCCGACGATCACCGGCACGCCCACGGTGGGCTCGACGCTCTCGGCCGCCCGCGGCACCTGGTTCCCCACGATCGGCGTGGACTTCGGCTACCAGTGGCTGCGCAACGGCACCCCGATCGATGGAGCGACGGCGTCCACCTACCGCCTGCGTGACGTCGACTCGGGCCAGGCGATCTCGGTCCGCGTCATCGCCACCGTCCAGGGTGCCCAGGAATCGGCCACGAGCACCCCCACCGCCCCGGTCACCGGCGGGACCCCCGCCGTCCCGGTCGTCGCGAACTCCGTGAAGCCCTCGATCACCGGGTCGGTCGTCGCGGGCTCCGTGCTGACGGCCACCACCGGCACGTGGTCGCCCGCGGACGCCTCCGTCACGCTGCAGTGGCTGCGCGGGGACGTCGTCGTCGGCAGCGGCTCGAGCTACCGCACCACGGTCGACGACATCGGCTCCGGACTGCGCGTGCGCGCCGTCGCGGCCAAGGCCGGCTGGACGTCGGCCATCGCCGAGTCCGAGGTGTTCGGGCCCATCACCACGCCGGCCCCGGTGCTCAGCGCGCCGGTCAACACGGTGAAGCCCACCGTCTCGGGCACGCCGCGCGTCGGCAGCACCGTCACGGCGAGCACGGGCTCCTGGAGCACCTCGGCCCGCCACACGTACCGCTGGACCCGCAACGGCAAGACCATCCCCCGTGCGACCGCACGCACCTACCGGCTCACGGCCGCCGACGCCGGAACCCGGATCGCCGTGGTCGTGACCGCGACCAGCACCGGCGGGACGAGCAGCGCCACGAGCGCCGTCCGCACCGTCGCCAAGGCCACCGCCAAGGTCAAGGCCACCGCGAAGTCGACGGCCAAGGGTCGCCTGAAGGTCACCGCCAAGGTCACCTCCGCGGGCGCCCGGACCGGCCGCGTGACCATCACGGTCAAGGTCGGCGGCAAGACCAAGGTCAAGCGCACGACCTTGAAGAAGGGCACGCGCACCGTCACCGTCACCGGCCTGCGCAAGGGCCGGGCGACCGTCCGCGTCGTGTACGCCGGCGACGCCTCGACCGCCGGCGCGACGACCTCGAAGAAGGCCACCGTGCGCTGACTCCCCGGCGGCTCGCCGCCCACCCAGACCTCGGCCCGCCGTCCCTCGCCGGCGGACCGAGGGACCGGCACCACCCGGTCCCGACGGCTCCGGTCCCTCCGGCGCCGATCACTTCCAGCCCCACAAGGAGACCATGTGAATGCGTCACAGCGCGTGCCCTGGAGGACACGCAGAGTCGCCGTCGCTGCCCTCGCCCTCGGACTGACTGCTGCCGCCACGACCTACGTCATGGCCCAGCAGGACGTCAGCGGCACCGACTCCGGCACCAGCACGAAGTTCAGCGTCGTCGGCGACGGCGAACTGCCCACCAAGAAGCCCACCCTCGGCCAGAGCCGCGCCGCGCTCTCGGCCGACGAGACCGGCTATGCCATTCACCTGGCCTCCACCGACGCCAGCGTCCCCTCCGACGCCACCGACGTCCGTGGCAAGCCCGGCCCGGAGTTCCTCTATGCGGATCTGCCTGACGTCGGTGAGGACTTCAGCGGCCGCAAGGCCGTCGTGGCCCTGTACGACTACACGCACGACGTGGCCTACGACCAGATCGTCGATCTGGCCGCCGGCAAGGTCATCGACTCGAAGAAGTCGGACCGGGCCCAGCCGCCGACCTCGTCCACCGAGGCGGACCTGGCGATGAAGATCGCGGTCGAGTCCGACGCCGACCTGGCCTTCAAGTCCGAGTTCGAGGAGAACATGGGCGTCCCGCTCATCGATCCCGACCAGGTCGACTACGTCGCCGGCGCCTGGGTCTTCAACAAGACCACGAGCAAGGGCAAGGAGTGCGGTGAGGACCGTTGCGCCCAGCTCATGGTCTCGACTGCATCCGGGGTGTACCTCAACACCTTCGACTTCGTCGTGAACCTGTCCACCCAGAAGATCGTCCGCACCCAGTGAGCAGGGAGAGAAGTCCGATGCGCAAGAAGACACTGACGCGGATCGTCGCCGCCGGCGCGACCGCACTGATGACGGCGGGGCTGATCTCGGCCCAGCCCTCGACGGCGAGCGCCGCCGAGGACACGCCGCTGGCGTGTGCCGACAGCCTCGTCACCAAGAAGCTCGAGAACGGCTCCAGCTGGCGGATGTGCGCGCGCATCCACCCGATCAAGGGCCTCATCCTCGAGCAGATCGAGTTCAAGCCGGCCACCGGCGAGTACGAGTACGCCGGGTACAAGCGGGTCCTGGACCAGCTGAACATCGCCCAGCTGAACGTGCCCTACGACACCGGTCACGTCCAGTACAACGACATCACCTCCTACGGGTTCGGCAAGCAGTACCTGCAGTCGCAGGGTCCCGAGGTGTGCACGGGCGAGGCCCTCGACGTGGAGCAGTCCTTCACGTACAGCGGCCAGCTGGTCGAGCGGACCATCCCGGGCATCTGCGTGCAGGAGGACCCGACGGGCCTCATGACCCACGCGCAGGAGACCCAGATCGGCGGCGGCACGCTGTACGCCGACCAGGGAACGGCCCTCGCGGTCTCGTCGATCTCCAAGATCAGCTGGTACGAGTACCAGCAGCGGGTCGTGTTCGACGACCACGGCCAGATCGAGGTCGGCCTCGGCGCCACGGGCGACATCGCCCCGGGCTGGGCCTCCGACAGCGCGAACCAGTTCTTCGGCAACAACCCGAAGACCGGCTGGCCGCTGTCGGGCAAGTCGACCGTGACGTCCACGGCCGGCGGTGAGACCACGACCAAGGAGATCCAGTCCTACGCGGGCTCGCACTGGCACAACGCCATGTACAAGGTCGACTTCGGCATCGACAAGGGCGAGAAGCAGACCGTCGAGCAGTGGGACTTCAGCAGCCCCGGCAACGGTGTGCGCGCCCCGATCGTCGAGGGCACGGGCACCGTCAAGAGCTCGGCGTTCACGTCGGTCGAGAACGAGGACCACGACCAGCTCAGCTGGTGGCGCGTCCTGAACCCGAACAGCAAGAACAAGGACGGGCACGCCCGCTCCTACGAGATCGTGAACAACAACACGGCGAACCTGCTGATGCCGGACTGGTCGCCGTCGGTGACGTTCACGAACTACCGCGCGTGCGAGGAGTACGGCTCGGACAACCTCAATGCGGGCTGCCCGAACCAGAGCATCCTGGACTACGTCAAGAACGACACGCACGAGCTGACCGATCCGGTCGCGTGGGTCAACGTCGGGTTCCACCACACGGACAAGGACGAGGACCAGTCGCCGATGCCGATCCACTGGCAGAAGTTCCAGCTGGTGCCGCGTGACTTCTTCGCCCAGAAGCCGACCGTCAAGGATGCGCGCAAGTGCATCAACGGCCCGTTCTCCTCGGTGAACGCGGTGACCAAGCCGTGCACGCCGGAGAACACGGTCGCGCCGAAGATCAGCGACAAGGCCGACGGCACCGCCGCGGTCGTGCCGGCGGTCGGCAAGACCCTGACGGCCAGCGCGGGCACGTGGCGCAGCGCCGCTCAGCGTCTGACGTACGCGTACACCTGGTTCCGCAACGGCGAGGCCGTGTCGACCGGTCAGGACTACACCCTGTCCGAGGCCGACATGAACGCGTCGATCACGGTCAAGGTCAACGCCTCGGCAGCGGGCTTCCCCTCGAACGTGGCCGAATCGGCCCCGGTCGTGTGGGGCACCCCGCCGCCGGTTCCGTCCGAGGAGCCGAGCACGGCCCCGACGACGGCGCCGACCACCGCCCCGACCACGGCGCCCACCACGGCTCCGACGACCCGCCCGACGACCGCTCCGGTCGTCAAGAAGGCGTCGAAGCTCGCGGTGAAGCTGTCGAAGACGACGGTGAAGCCGGGCAAGAAGAACAAGGTCGCCGTCTCGGTGACCGTCGGTGGCAAGCCCGTCTCGGGCAAGGTCAAGGTGACGGTCAACGGCAAGGTCCGCACGCTGACGCTCAAGGGCGGCAAGGCGTACCTGACGTGGACGGCCCCGAAGAAGGTGAAGACCTACACGGTGAAGGTGTCCTACGCGGGCAGCAGCACGGTGAAGGCCGCCAGCACGACGGTGAAGTACAAGGTCAAGAAGTGACCTTGCGCTGATCCACGGACCGGGGCGTCGCCCGCCGGCGGCGCCCCGGTCCCCCACCCCACGCCCAGCGTGGAACCGCATCACCCCGAGGGAGCCCCATGCGCACGAACGTCCTCCGCCCGGCCGCCCTGGCCCTGGCCGCCCTGGCCCTGGCCGCCTGCGGCGCCCAGCCCCAGCAGGTGGCGCTCGGCGGCACGAAGGCCGCCGACACCGCCGCGCAGCGCGGGACGGTCGAGCGACCGTGGGGCACCGTGAAGACCTTCCCCCGCCTGCAGAAGGCCGAGCCGCCGAGCGCGGCCGACGTGACCTTCGCGCGGGACATGATCATGCACCACCGCCAGGCGGTCGAGCTGTCCGAGAACGTGCGCAGCCACCGCGGCGTGGACGCCCGGATCGGCTCCGCGGCGCGGTTCATCATCCAGGACCAGAAGAACGAGATCACGACCATGCGGGCGTGGCTCCAGGCCTGGCAGGACTCGGCCGGCGCCGCGAGCCAGGAGCACGACCACGACACGGGGACGATGCCCGGCATGCTGAAGCAGGCGCGCGTCGACGAGATCGCGACGCTCGACCGCCCCGAGGCGGAGGTGGCGTTCCTCGTCGCGATGATCGAGCACCACGAGGGCGCCATCGCGATGTCGCAGGACTACCTGCCCGAGCAGACCAACGCCTTCGTCCGCAGCACCGCCACCCACATCATCGGCGAGCAGACCACCGAGATCGCCTACATGAAGAACCTCCTCGACGAGCGGTGCGGCCCGAAGGGTCCCGCGACGTGCCCCCGCGGCTGAGCCTGAGCCGTCCCCGGCACGCGGGCTGGTGGGCCGGCGCCGCGGCCGCCGCGATCGTCGCCGGGTCGCTCGCGACCGGCGTCGTCGGGCACGCGACGGTCACGTCGCCGTCGATGGCGCCGACCCATGCGACCGGCAGCTCGGTGCTGACCACGAGGATCGGCGTGGGCTCGGTCGGCCCCGGCGACGTCGTGGTGTTCGACGTCCCGCCATCGTGGCGCGCCGCCGAGCGCGAGCGCGCCGGACAGGCCGCCGACGCCGGTGGCGGCGACGCGATGGTCAAGCGCCTGATCGGCCTCCCGGGCGACCGCATCACCTGCTGTGCACCGGGCGGGCTGCTGATGCGCAACGGCAGCCTCCTCGAGGAGCCGTACCTGGCGGAGCCGCCCGGCGACCTGCTGAACACGACCTACGACGTCACCGTCCCGGCCGGCCACGCCTGGGTGCTGGGCGACAACCGCCGCCGCTCGTTCGACTCGCGCGCCATGCACGCGCGCACCGGCGCCTCGGGGTTCCTGCCGCTCTCGGCGATCCGGGCCCGGGTCCTGTTCGGCTGGCCCTGAGACCAGCCGGGCTCAGTCCTCCGGATCGGGACTCGCCGGGCCCATCGCCCCGGCGAGGTCGCGCACGCGCTGGCCCAGCGCGAAGCCGGACAGGTCCGGGCTGCGGACGAGGTACTCCTGCTGGACGAGGTGCTTGAGGATCCGGTACGCCGTCGCACGCGGCATCTGCAGGTTCTCGGCGATCTCGCGCGCCGACACCCCCGCGCCCGACCGCGCCACCTCCTCCAGGATCGAGAAGGCGTTGTCCACCGCTCCGGGCTCGCGGCCGCGGAAGGGCGTGGGCGGGACCTTGGTCGACGGATCGGTCATGCCGGTGCTCATGCGCCCAACAGGTCCGTGCGGATGGTCTCGTCATGGATGCCCATGCGACGCAGGGCCCGGCGACGGTGCGCCCTCAGCCAGCAGAACCACAGCCCGCCGAAGACGAGGGTGCCTCCCGCCAGCGCCAGCCCCGAGGGATCGCCGTCGCGGACGTCCCGCACGGTGTCGACGACGGCCAGCGCGAGGGTCAGCAGGACGGCCGCGACGGCGAGGGCCACCGGGCCGGGGGTCAGCTCGTCGAGGCGGCTCAGGAACACCGGCAGCGACAGGGCGACGAGGGCGTAGGCGATGAACAGGACGAACACCGCGGACTGCAGCAGTGCCGTCGAGAGCGGCCCCACCTCCCGGCCGGCGAGCAACGTGACGGTGGCCGGGGCGATCGCGAACGGGGCGATCGCGAGCAGCGCACCGACCGGAGAGGCCCACCGCGGATGCGTGCGGCCCAGCGCCGCCGGCAGGATGCCCTCGCGGGCGAAGGAGAAGACGACCCGCGCGAGGGCGTTCCAGGCGCCCAGCGTCAGCGCCAGGAACGAGACGGCCAGCAGCGAGCTGAGGACCACGTCCGCGACGTGGGCGTCCACCGTGTCGGGGAACCAGCGCTGCGCCGGTCCGCGTGCATGACCGGGAGCAGGGACCAGGGTGCTGGCGGCCAGGAAGCTGACGACGTAGAGCGCCGCCGCGACGAGCACGGCTCCCGTCATGGCCCGCGGGACACTCCAGAACGGGCGCTCGGCCTCGCTGGCCAGCGCGGCCGACGCCTCGAACCCCACCGTGATCCCCAGGACGATCGTGGCGCCCAGGATGATGCGCCACGGGTCGGCCCCCTCGAGGGACAGGATGGCCGGCGACGGCAGGCCCTCGCGGCTGATCGCGAGGGACACGAGGCACAGCAGTCCCATCACCAGTGCCGACTCGACCACGAACGCCAGCCGGGTCGCGACGCGGACGCCGCGGATGGAGACGAGGAGGCAGAACACCAGGGCGACGACGCCGATCCACCACTGCGGCCAGGGCCCGACACCGGGCTCGCCCGCCGAGGTCGAGGCGACGGCCTCGCTCGACCTGCGGATGGTCTGGGAGACGCCGAACGCCACGAGGATCCCGTAGCCCAGCAGCATCGACGTGCCGACGAGGAGGCCCGGGAACGGCCCCAGCGACCGGGTGACCCACGTGTACATCGATCCCGCGGCGGCGATCCGGGTCGCGAACTGCGAGAAGACGCCGGCGAGCATCAGGGCGAGCGCGAAGCCGAGTACGGCACTGAGCCAGGCGCCGGGTCCGACGACGCCCATGAGGACGAACGGGACGCTCAGCGCGCTCGCCGCCGGGGCGATGACGGCCACCGACAGCCCAGCCAGGTCTCCGGCCAGCACCGAGCGCCGGTCCAGTCCCACGAGGTCGGACTCGGCGCGCACCTGCGGCACGGCAGGCGGGTGCGCAATGGCCTGCTCGAGCGCGGGGACACCGGGCGGTCGCTTCATGGCGTCGCCACCCTAGGGACGCGGCGTGTCGTGGCTGTTACGCCGCGGTGTCGCCGGGCGAACAGCATGAGCGTGGGCGCGACCGGCGACAATGGGCCCATGCGTCCGACCACCTCGATCCTGCACCTGGATCTGGACGCCTTCTTCGCGTCGGTCGAGCAGCGCGACAAGCCGTCCCTGCGCGGCAAGCCCGTGATCGTCGGCGGCATCGGCCAGCGCGGCGTGGTCTCGACGGCCTCCTACGAGGCGCGCCGCTACGGCGTCCGCTCGGCGATGAGCATGGCCGAGGCGCGC
This region includes:
- a CDS encoding copper resistance D family protein, whose amino-acid sequence is MVALGVALALVGRRRRPVIAAAGVALAVASLLPVGHTRSYGPSWLVLAADLVHVSAAAVWWGGLVGLAVVLAAGSALRVGDRVTTIARFSAVAGLVLVALVAAGIVLYWRVADSLPALWQTGYGRAVLVKALLLLPVVAVAAWNRFVLVRRLAGREAGDATTVLRRTVTFEVLVVAGVLMATGVLVGQTPPARADTIVTDVSTVQRLELDLDDSHRVTVVVTPARRGTNAIQVSLTDSDGAVVDVADAPRLQLALAEAEVGPLNRTLTKTRAGHWQTTADLPLAGAWRVSVAVRIDRYTEPVVSGEVEIP
- a CDS encoding copper resistance CopC family protein codes for the protein MLSGLLLLVVMWPAAAFGHASPIGSTPADGQVLTTPPSQLTVTFTEPVTLGGTGNAVLDATGKPTEAEFSVSDRVLTIRPAQPLPRGTHVVTWRVVSADSHPVTGGFTFAVGQATPGAIGVPDSQAERELSVVRTTVEALRYAGVLGLAGIVVFFLFIAPTPVRRQPLVERRTRAATPGVRRARRGLDAPARAPDLLLGVRPDPRLGVGSRGVA
- a CDS encoding YcnI family copper-binding membrane protein; its protein translation is MSFAHHAARTAALTLGSSALVVAAAGAASAHVSVTPSSTAAGSYAVLTFSVGHGCGTSPTTRLAVQLPEQVLSVTPTVNPNWTVEKTMEKLESPASDGHGSEQTERVAEVVYTARTPLADGLRDTIALQLPLPEKEGEKLVFPVIQTCEEGETAWTQTYEEGQDEPESPAPFVVTTAAEGDGHGHGDAKAQDEPAEAGTGSDALGWTGVALGALGLVAGGVALGRTRNRG
- a CDS encoding copper amine oxidase, yielding MRKKTLTRIVAAGATALMTAGLISAQPSTASAAEDTPLACADSLVTKKLENGSSWRMCARIHPIKGLILEQIEFKPATGEYEYAGYKRVLDQLNIAQLNVPYDTGHVQYNDITSYGFGKQYLQSQGPEVCTGEALDVEQSFTYSGQLVERTIPGICVQEDPTGLMTHAQETQIGGGTLYADQGTALAVSSISKISWYEYQQRVVFDDHGQIEVGLGATGDIAPGWASDSANQFFGNNPKTGWPLSGKSTVTSTAGGETTTKEIQSYAGSHWHNAMYKVDFGIDKGEKQTVEQWDFSSPGNGVRAPIVEGTGTVKSSAFTSVENEDHDQLSWWRVLNPNSKNKDGHARSYEIVNNNTANLLMPDWSPSVTFTNYRACEEYGSDNLNAGCPNQSILDYVKNDTHELTDPVAWVNVGFHHTDKDEDQSPMPIHWQKFQLVPRDFFAQKPTVKDARKCINGPFSSVNAVTKPCTPENTVAPKISDKADGTAAVVPAVGKTLTASAGTWRSAAQRLTYAYTWFRNGEAVSTGQDYTLSEADMNASITVKVNASAAGFPSNVAESAPVVWGTPPPVPSEEPSTAPTTAPTTAPTTAPTTAPTTRPTTAPVVKKASKLAVKLSKTTVKPGKKNKVAVSVTVGGKPVSGKVKVTVNGKVRTLTLKGGKAYLTWTAPKKVKTYTVKVSYAGSSTVKAASTTVKYKVKK
- a CDS encoding DUF305 domain-containing protein, which encodes MRTNVLRPAALALAALALAACGAQPQQVALGGTKAADTAAQRGTVERPWGTVKTFPRLQKAEPPSAADVTFARDMIMHHRQAVELSENVRSHRGVDARIGSAARFIIQDQKNEITTMRAWLQAWQDSAGAASQEHDHDTGTMPGMLKQARVDEIATLDRPEAEVAFLVAMIEHHEGAIAMSQDYLPEQTNAFVRSTATHIIGEQTTEIAYMKNLLDERCGPKGPATCPRG
- the lepB gene encoding signal peptidase I yields the protein MPPRLSLSRPRHAGWWAGAAAAAIVAGSLATGVVGHATVTSPSMAPTHATGSSVLTTRIGVGSVGPGDVVVFDVPPSWRAAERERAGQAADAGGGDAMVKRLIGLPGDRITCCAPGGLLMRNGSLLEEPYLAEPPGDLLNTTYDVTVPAGHAWVLGDNRRRSFDSRAMHARTGASGFLPLSAIRARVLFGWP
- a CDS encoding helix-turn-helix domain-containing protein; translation: MTDPSTKVPPTPFRGREPGAVDNAFSILEEVARSGAGVSAREIAENLQMPRATAYRILKHLVQQEYLVRSPDLSGFALGQRVRDLAGAMGPASPDPED
- a CDS encoding APC family permease, coding for MKRPPGVPALEQAIAHPPAVPQVRAESDLVGLDRRSVLAGDLAGLSVAVIAPAASALSVPFVLMGVVGPGAWLSAVLGFALALMLAGVFSQFATRIAAAGSMYTWVTRSLGPFPGLLVGTSMLLGYGILVAFGVSQTIRRSSEAVASTSAGEPGVGPWPQWWIGVVALVFCLLVSIRGVRVATRLAFVVESALVMGLLCLVSLAISREGLPSPAILSLEGADPWRIILGATIVLGITVGFEASAALASEAERPFWSVPRAMTGAVLVAAALYVVSFLAASTLVPAPGHARGPAQRWFPDTVDAHVADVVLSSLLAVSFLALTLGAWNALARVVFSFAREGILPAALGRTHPRWASPVGALLAIAPFAIAPATVTLLAGREVGPLSTALLQSAVFVLFIAYALVALSLPVFLSRLDELTPGPVALAVAAVLLTLALAVVDTVRDVRDGDPSGLALAGGTLVFGGLWFCWLRAHRRRALRRMGIHDETIRTDLLGA